From one Hirundo rustica isolate bHirRus1 chromosome 8, bHirRus1.pri.v3, whole genome shotgun sequence genomic stretch:
- the LBX1 gene encoding transcription factor LBX1, producing the protein MTSKEEPKPSSGEERRRSPLDHLPPPANSNKPLTPFSIEDILNKPSVRRSYTLCGTAHLLSAAEKHPPAGLPLSGRALLSQTSPLCALEELASKTFKGLEVSVLQAAEGRDGMTIFGQRQTPKKRRKSRTAFTNHQIYELEKRFLYQKYLSPADRDQIAQQLGLTNAQVITWFQNRRAKLKRDLEEMKADVESAKKLGPNPAVDIVALAELEPSAEGRGKARPGSPPPPPAAAREPGAPPPPRPASPPTERPRSRRDSEEEEEEEEEDVEIDVDD; encoded by the exons ATGACTTCCAAAGAAGAACCCAAGCCCTCCTCGGGGGAAGAACGGCGGCGGAGCCCCTTGGATCACCTCCCACCGCCGGCCAACTCCAACAAGCCCCTCACACCCTTCAGCATCGAGGACATCCTCAACAAGCCCTCGGTGCGGAGGAGTTACACCCTCTGCGGAACGGCCCACCTCCTCTCCGCCGCCGAGAAGCACCCCCCGGCCGGGCTGCCCCTCTCCGGCCGGGCGCTGCTCTCCCAGACCTCGCCCCTCTGCGCCCTGGAAGAGCTGGCCAGCAAGACCTTCAAGGGGCTGGAAGTCAGCGTGCTGCAGGCGGCAGAAG GCCGGGACGGGATGACCATCTTCGGGCAGCGGCAAACGCCGAAGAAGCGTCGGAAGTCGCGGACGGCCTTCACCAACCACCAGATCTACGAGCTGGAGAAGCGATTCCTCTACCAAAAATACCTGTCGCCGGCGGACCGGGACCAGATcgcccagcagctggggctcacCAACGCCCAGGTCATCACCTGGTTCCAGAACCGCCGCGCCAAGCTCAAGAGAGACCTGGAGGAGATGAAGGCCGACGTGGAATCGGCCAAAAAGCTGGGCCCCAACCCCGCCGTGGACATCGTGGCCTTGGCCGAGCTGGAGCCCAGCGCCGAGGGAAGGGGCAAGGCACGGCCCGggtccccgccgccgccccccgccgccgcccgggagCCCggcgctccgccgccgccccgccccgcctcGCCCCCCACGGAgcggccccgcagccgccgggacagcgaggaggaggaggaggaggaggaggaggacgtgGAGATCGACGTGGATGACTGA